A genomic segment from Microbulbifer elongatus encodes:
- the msrP gene encoding protein-methionine-sulfoxide reductase catalytic subunit MsrP gives MLIKSPRRHQLSEQQTTPESVYISRRRVLTGLGAGIGSLLLAGNTRALDLFGSDAAQAAPRKPLTFNPHKPAPDLVLTPQAKVISHNNFYEFGTGKTDPAENAQRLRTEPWTLTVEGEVEKPGTVDVWKLMGEIGLEERIYRMRCVEAWSMNIPWVGFELGKFLKRFAPTSRAKYVAFETLYDPEQMPGQRNRYVGGGVDYPYVEGLRTDEALHPLAILSVGLYGKTLPPQNGAPIRLVVPWKYGFKGIKSIVKIRLVEKMPPTSWNKLAPQEYGFYANVNPEVDHPRWSQASERFIGPGGLFAVKRQPTLPFNGYGEEVAGLYRNMNLRKYY, from the coding sequence GTGCTGATCAAATCTCCCCGCCGCCACCAGCTGTCGGAACAGCAGACCACCCCTGAGTCCGTGTATATCTCCCGGCGCCGTGTGCTCACGGGGCTCGGTGCCGGTATAGGCAGTTTACTGCTCGCCGGCAACACCCGGGCGCTGGACCTGTTTGGCAGTGACGCGGCGCAGGCGGCGCCGCGCAAACCGCTGACCTTCAACCCGCACAAGCCGGCGCCGGATCTGGTGCTTACTCCTCAGGCCAAAGTCATCAGCCACAATAACTTTTACGAATTCGGAACCGGTAAAACGGATCCGGCGGAAAACGCCCAGCGCTTGAGAACCGAGCCCTGGACGCTCACCGTGGAAGGAGAAGTGGAGAAGCCCGGCACTGTAGACGTGTGGAAACTGATGGGGGAAATCGGACTGGAAGAGCGGATCTACCGCATGCGCTGTGTCGAAGCCTGGTCCATGAATATCCCCTGGGTGGGATTCGAGCTGGGCAAGTTTCTGAAGCGCTTCGCACCCACAAGCCGCGCCAAATATGTGGCCTTTGAGACACTCTATGACCCGGAGCAGATGCCGGGCCAGCGCAATCGTTATGTGGGGGGTGGTGTGGACTACCCCTATGTGGAAGGGCTGCGTACGGACGAGGCCTTGCACCCGCTTGCCATCCTGTCTGTGGGGCTCTACGGAAAAACCCTGCCGCCACAGAACGGTGCGCCCATCCGCCTTGTCGTACCGTGGAAATACGGCTTCAAAGGCATCAAGTCGATCGTGAAAATCCGGCTGGTGGAAAAGATGCCGCCTACCAGTTGGAACAAGCTGGCGCCGCAGGAATACGGCTTTTATGCCAATGTGAACCCGGAAGTGGATCACCCCCGCTGGTCTCAGGCGAGTGAGCGCTTTATCGGCCCCGGCGGTTTGTTTGCCGTGAAGCGTCAGCCGACCCTGCCGTTCAATGGCTACGGGGAAGAGGTCGCCGGGCTGTACCGCAATATGAATCTGCGGAAGTATTACTAG
- a CDS encoding protein-methionine-sulfoxide reductase heme-binding subunit MsrQ: MAGSWKKPVASGLQVAVHIGALLPLLWLYVAITDGRLGGDPVKELIHYLGMGAIRLLLLTLLVSPLAKAVHVGQLNRLRRPLGLWCFVWVTLHFAAWLVLDLGLDWSLIGAELVKRTYILLGFSAWLVLLMLAVTSIPALLKKMGRNWKKLHGLLYLVVILACWHFWWSVKSGWIEPAVYTAVALALLAWRHQAVARWARSFR, translated from the coding sequence GTGGCGGGGAGCTGGAAAAAGCCCGTTGCCAGCGGCCTCCAGGTCGCGGTGCATATCGGTGCTCTGTTGCCGCTGCTGTGGTTGTATGTGGCGATTACGGACGGGCGACTTGGCGGCGATCCTGTGAAAGAGCTGATTCACTACCTGGGTATGGGCGCCATTCGCCTTCTGCTACTCACCCTGCTGGTGTCGCCACTGGCCAAAGCGGTACATGTCGGTCAGCTGAACCGGTTGCGCCGCCCCCTGGGGCTCTGGTGCTTTGTCTGGGTCACGCTGCACTTTGCCGCCTGGCTGGTACTGGATCTTGGATTGGACTGGTCTCTGATCGGTGCCGAGCTGGTCAAGCGCACTTATATTCTGCTGGGGTTTTCTGCGTGGCTGGTTTTACTGATGCTGGCGGTGACGTCGATTCCGGCCCTGCTCAAAAAAATGGGGCGCAACTGGAAAAAACTCCACGGCCTGCTGTACCTGGTGGTCATACTGGCCTGCTGGCATTTCTGGTGGTCGGTCAAAAGCGGCTGGATCGAGCCGGCAGTCTACACGGCGGTGGCGCTGGCGCTTTTGGCCTGGCGACACCAGGCCGTGGCGCGGTGGGCAAGAAGCTTTCGCTGA
- the ppk1 gene encoding polyphosphate kinase 1 gives MANDIPVYPKELSWLSFNARVLQEVEDESVPMIERVRFLGIFSNNLDEFYRVRVADVRRLATFTKGSKKKEEFSELLGNINEKVLRLQARFGNAYTKVLKDLGKHNIHLINERQLTDGQREYVEEYFHREVLPELEPFFIDDRDTMPLLNEASIYFGIYLELEDGSLRFAALEIPTDILPRFIAIPHREKKHEKVYIVLDNVIRACLVDVFRNVLPIEKAAAYTFKISRDAELELGEHVTQNIVDRVAKSLKKRKQAEPVRLVYDSTMPEVLLQLIKKKLKMGRYDSYTPGGRYHNSKDFMSFPADSKQHTYRAIKPLPTLPDSANIFDWLNEKDRLCYYPYHDFRVITKLLASAAIDPKVREIRINLYRVAKNSRVVAALVNAVRNQKQVTAVVELQARFDEQANIHWSNELSDAGVEVIYGVPGLKVHCKLISIVREENGRDRYYSHFGTGNFNESTARFYCDFSLLTSDGNLGQDAYQVFDFIRQPHLQPAYSHIWSSPHSNRPNILAAIEREIAAAAAGQTAEIFIKCNNLVDREVIEYLYRANAAGVRVRIIVRSMCALLCDEKGLSDHIKVISLVDKFLEHARVYAFHNGGDQQVYLSSADLMTRNLDHRVEVTFPLLSEAHRETVMNILELQWQDNQKARVLDAEQTNSRIANRNSKRNVRSQDAIYRFLKKREI, from the coding sequence ATGGCAAACGATATTCCGGTCTATCCCAAAGAACTCAGCTGGTTGTCTTTTAACGCCCGCGTACTGCAGGAGGTGGAAGACGAGAGCGTGCCCATGATCGAGCGGGTACGTTTCCTGGGCATCTTCTCCAACAATCTGGACGAATTCTACCGGGTTCGGGTCGCCGATGTCCGCCGCCTCGCCACTTTTACCAAGGGCAGTAAAAAGAAAGAGGAATTTTCTGAGCTGCTGGGCAATATCAACGAGAAGGTATTGCGGCTGCAGGCGCGCTTCGGTAATGCCTACACCAAGGTGCTTAAAGATCTGGGCAAGCACAATATCCATCTGATCAATGAGCGCCAGCTAACCGATGGTCAGCGCGAGTATGTGGAAGAGTATTTCCATCGGGAGGTGTTGCCGGAGCTCGAACCCTTTTTCATCGACGACCGGGACACCATGCCGTTGCTGAATGAAGCGAGTATTTACTTCGGAATTTATCTGGAGCTTGAAGACGGTAGTCTGCGCTTTGCCGCCTTGGAAATTCCGACGGATATTCTGCCCCGTTTCATCGCCATTCCCCACCGGGAAAAAAAGCACGAGAAAGTGTATATCGTGCTCGACAATGTCATCCGCGCCTGTCTGGTGGATGTGTTTCGCAATGTGCTGCCCATCGAAAAGGCGGCAGCGTACACATTTAAAATCAGTCGCGATGCAGAGCTGGAACTCGGTGAGCATGTTACCCAGAACATTGTCGACCGGGTGGCCAAGTCACTCAAAAAGCGCAAGCAGGCTGAACCGGTACGCCTGGTGTATGACTCCACCATGCCGGAAGTGCTGCTGCAGCTGATCAAGAAAAAGCTCAAGATGGGCCGTTACGACAGCTATACGCCCGGCGGCCGCTACCACAACTCCAAAGACTTCATGAGCTTTCCGGCGGACAGCAAGCAACATACCTATCGCGCGATCAAGCCTTTGCCGACACTGCCGGACAGTGCCAATATTTTCGACTGGCTCAATGAGAAAGACCGGCTCTGCTATTACCCCTATCACGACTTCCGGGTAATCACCAAGTTGCTGGCCTCGGCCGCCATCGACCCCAAGGTGCGGGAGATCCGCATCAATCTGTACCGGGTGGCCAAAAATTCCCGTGTGGTGGCGGCGCTGGTCAATGCGGTGCGCAACCAGAAACAGGTGACCGCGGTGGTGGAATTACAGGCGCGCTTCGACGAGCAGGCGAATATTCACTGGTCCAACGAACTGAGCGATGCCGGGGTGGAGGTGATCTACGGGGTGCCGGGATTGAAGGTGCACTGCAAGTTGATTTCCATCGTGCGTGAAGAGAACGGGCGCGATCGTTACTACAGCCATTTTGGCACCGGAAATTTCAACGAGAGCACGGCGCGTTTTTACTGCGACTTCAGCCTGCTCACCAGCGATGGCAACCTGGGGCAGGATGCATACCAGGTATTCGACTTTATCCGGCAGCCGCATCTGCAGCCGGCGTACAGCCATATCTGGAGTTCACCCCACAGCAATCGCCCCAATATTCTGGCGGCGATCGAGCGCGAGATCGCTGCGGCGGCCGCCGGTCAAACCGCAGAGATATTCATCAAGTGTAATAATCTGGTCGACCGCGAAGTGATCGAGTACCTGTATCGGGCGAATGCCGCCGGCGTGCGGGTGCGGATCATCGTGCGCAGCATGTGTGCGCTGTTGTGTGACGAGAAGGGGCTGTCCGACCACATCAAGGTGATCAGCCTTGTGGATAAGTTCCTGGAGCACGCGCGCGTGTACGCTTTCCACAATGGTGGTGATCAGCAGGTTTACCTGTCCTCTGCGGATCTGATGACCCGCAATCTCGACCACCGGGTAGAGGTCACCTTTCCGTTATTGAGCGAAGCGCACCGGGAGACGGTGATGAATATTCTCGAGTTGCAGTGGCAGGACAATCAGAAGGCGCGGGTGCTGGATGCGGAGCAGACCAATAGCCGTATTGCCAACCGCAATAGTAAGCGCAATGTGCGTTCACAGGATGCTATTTACCGGTTCCTGAAAAAACGCGAGATTTAG
- a CDS encoding Ppx/GppA phosphatase family protein — translation MTTEPTTATAQEGPNERYAALDLGSNSFHLLLAEFRDQRMVRLHTDRAMVRLAEGLDAERNLDPVVAERALEALRRFAPVIQDLPLDSVRVVGTNTLRAASTRADGFLESAEAILGAPIEIISGIEEARLIYSGVMAAAVGPTRLRCVIDIGGGSTELVRGLETPRQLQSVGMGCVAFNRRFFDSGKIDNGKHNNFVRARRAAQAELQELQHMADDALVVGASGTVKSVARVLNDGELLPILREDIDALADKVARFKTVDAIELPHLDPERRPVFAAGLAILHGIFRELDIQEMHISPYAIREGIVHDLAGRAAGGDRRADTVANLMERGEIDREQARRVAHTALQFFGQLNPHALLGQRRLLQWAADLHEIGLSLSHSSFRKLGAYMIEHADMAGFSKSEQENLAYLVRNQRGDIKSVQEHYGFHPNNDLLLCLRLACIVHRDHVDRAIDGLHLSAEGPGYRLQAPGDWLYQFPAIEDLLYMEIDCWESKNIKLTLSSP, via the coding sequence ATGACAACAGAGCCCACAACCGCCACTGCGCAGGAAGGTCCGAACGAACGCTACGCCGCACTGGATCTTGGATCCAACAGCTTCCACCTGTTGCTGGCAGAATTTCGCGATCAGCGCATGGTGCGCCTGCACACAGACCGCGCCATGGTAAGACTGGCGGAGGGGTTGGACGCCGAGCGCAATCTCGATCCCGTGGTCGCCGAGCGCGCACTGGAGGCCCTGCGGCGTTTCGCACCGGTCATCCAGGATCTGCCCCTCGACAGTGTGCGCGTCGTTGGCACCAACACCCTGCGTGCGGCCAGCACCCGCGCCGATGGTTTCCTCGAATCCGCCGAGGCCATCCTCGGTGCCCCCATCGAGATTATTTCCGGCATTGAGGAAGCGCGCCTGATCTACTCCGGTGTGATGGCGGCGGCAGTAGGCCCCACGCGGTTGCGCTGCGTCATCGACATTGGCGGCGGTTCCACCGAACTGGTACGCGGTCTAGAAACGCCGCGACAGCTGCAGAGTGTCGGCATGGGTTGTGTGGCGTTTAACCGGCGTTTTTTTGACAGTGGCAAAATCGACAACGGCAAACACAACAACTTTGTGCGCGCCCGACGCGCAGCCCAGGCAGAGCTGCAGGAACTACAACACATGGCGGACGACGCACTGGTGGTGGGAGCATCCGGTACCGTCAAATCGGTCGCCCGGGTACTCAACGATGGCGAGCTGCTGCCGATTCTGCGGGAGGATATTGACGCCCTGGCGGACAAGGTCGCACGCTTCAAAACCGTTGACGCGATCGAGCTGCCCCATCTCGACCCGGAGCGCCGCCCCGTGTTTGCCGCCGGCCTCGCCATCCTGCATGGCATTTTCCGTGAACTGGATATTCAGGAAATGCACATCTCTCCCTATGCGATCCGCGAGGGGATCGTGCACGACCTCGCCGGTCGCGCCGCCGGTGGCGATCGCCGCGCGGACACCGTCGCCAACCTGATGGAGCGCGGTGAAATCGATCGCGAGCAGGCAAGGCGTGTGGCTCATACCGCGTTGCAATTTTTTGGCCAGCTCAACCCACATGCGTTGCTCGGCCAGCGTCGCCTGCTGCAGTGGGCCGCAGATCTGCACGAGATCGGACTGTCGCTGTCCCACAGCAGCTTCCGCAAACTGGGTGCCTACATGATCGAACACGCGGATATGGCGGGCTTCAGCAAAAGCGAACAGGAAAATCTCGCCTACCTGGTGCGCAACCAACGCGGCGACATCAAATCCGTACAGGAGCACTACGGATTTCACCCCAATAACGACCTGCTCCTGTGCCTGCGTCTGGCTTGCATCGTGCACAGGGATCACGTGGACCGGGCCATTGATGGCCTGCACCTGTCTGCGGAAGGGCCCGGTTACCGGCTACAGGCACCTGGCGACTGGCTGTATCAGTTTCCCGCTATCGAGGACCTGCTGTATATGGAAATCGATTGCTGGGAAAGCAAAAACATCAAACTGACCCTGAGTTCCCCGTGA
- a CDS encoding DUF2147 domain-containing protein produces MKTLITAVSALLLSTQLAFADVVGRWTTIDDETGQKKSVVEIYEQGGKYYGKVVDLLMKPDDTVCEACPGPNKGKKIVGMNVITDMVKKGNVYEGGQILDPAKGKVYDCKMWEENGNLKVRGYLGFFYRTQTWYPAK; encoded by the coding sequence ATGAAGACACTGATTACTGCTGTTAGCGCCCTGCTTCTCTCCACCCAGCTGGCCTTTGCCGACGTGGTCGGTCGCTGGACCACCATTGACGATGAAACCGGCCAGAAAAAGTCGGTGGTGGAAATCTACGAACAGGGTGGCAAATACTACGGCAAGGTGGTGGACCTGCTGATGAAGCCGGATGACACCGTCTGTGAAGCCTGCCCGGGCCCCAACAAGGGCAAGAAAATTGTCGGCATGAATGTGATCACCGATATGGTGAAAAAAGGCAATGTGTACGAAGGCGGTCAGATTCTCGACCCGGCCAAGGGCAAAGTCTATGACTGCAAGATGTGGGAAGAAAACGGCAACCTGAAGGTACGCGGCTACCTGGGCTTCTTCTACCGTACCCAGACCTGGTATCCGGCGAAGTAG
- the ybaL gene encoding YbaL family putative K(+) efflux transporter, whose product MHHDIALITTISVALGLALVLGFVAVRLRMPALLGYMIAGVMIGPATPGFVADVTLSQQLAEIGVILLMFGVGLHFSLKDLMAVRRIAIFGAVAQILVATTLGAAVAQWWGWSIGASVVFGLALSVASTVVLLRGLESRGLLDSQNGRIAVGWLIVEDLVMVFALVLLPALAGWLGGTPGAATDGHGGGTGETTLLTTVALTLGKVAIFIALMLLGGKRFFPWLLWQVARTGSRELFTLGVIAIAMGIAYFSSIIFGVSFALGAFFAGMVLRESALSHRAAEESLPLRDAFAVLFFVSVGMLFDPAMLIEEPLRVLTVVAIIVFGKTLAAFGLVLLFRYPLNTAFTVSASLAQIGEFSFILAALGASLGLLPEQGQNLIVAGALISIALNPLLFNLLEPAQRWIRGRSRLARFMERTDDPLAELPMTTDLRSLTGHALIVGYGVLGSHIGTQLRRSGMSVVVADIQRERVEQLRAQDIPAVCGDAADEEVLIQAHVARARMLIITVPDTVRTQKMMATAKLLRPEISILVCAENEEVEPLLRKAGATAVFVGERELANNMGDFAVQRLASEAET is encoded by the coding sequence TTGCACCACGATATTGCACTGATTACCACGATTTCCGTCGCCCTGGGGCTGGCGCTGGTGCTCGGCTTTGTCGCCGTTCGCCTGCGCATGCCGGCGCTGCTGGGTTACATGATTGCCGGCGTAATGATCGGCCCGGCGACCCCCGGCTTTGTGGCGGATGTCACTCTGTCACAGCAGTTGGCGGAAATTGGTGTGATTCTATTGATGTTCGGCGTCGGCCTGCATTTTTCCCTCAAAGATCTGATGGCCGTGCGCCGCATTGCGATTTTCGGCGCCGTCGCCCAGATACTGGTGGCCACCACCCTCGGTGCCGCGGTTGCGCAGTGGTGGGGGTGGAGCATTGGCGCCAGTGTGGTATTTGGTCTGGCGCTCTCGGTGGCGAGCACTGTGGTGCTGTTGCGGGGCCTGGAGTCGAGAGGGCTGCTGGACAGCCAGAACGGGCGTATCGCGGTGGGCTGGTTGATCGTTGAAGACCTGGTGATGGTCTTTGCGCTGGTGCTGCTGCCGGCGCTGGCGGGCTGGCTCGGCGGCACTCCCGGAGCCGCCACAGATGGACACGGAGGGGGTACTGGCGAGACCACACTGCTGACCACTGTCGCTCTGACCCTGGGCAAGGTGGCGATCTTCATCGCACTGATGTTACTCGGCGGCAAGCGCTTTTTTCCGTGGTTGTTGTGGCAGGTGGCCCGTACCGGCTCCCGTGAGCTGTTTACCCTTGGAGTGATCGCCATCGCCATGGGGATCGCCTATTTCTCGTCAATCATTTTTGGGGTGTCCTTCGCACTGGGGGCGTTTTTTGCCGGTATGGTGTTGCGGGAGTCCGCGCTCAGCCACCGCGCGGCGGAAGAGTCTCTGCCCCTGCGGGATGCCTTTGCGGTACTGTTTTTTGTATCGGTGGGTATGCTGTTCGATCCCGCCATGCTGATCGAGGAGCCGCTGCGGGTACTGACGGTGGTGGCGATCATTGTGTTCGGCAAGACGCTCGCGGCCTTCGGGCTGGTGCTGCTGTTCCGTTATCCGCTGAATACGGCATTTACGGTTTCTGCGAGTCTGGCGCAGATCGGTGAGTTCTCGTTTATCCTCGCCGCGCTCGGTGCCTCCCTCGGCCTATTGCCGGAACAGGGGCAGAATCTGATCGTCGCCGGTGCGTTGATTTCCATCGCGCTCAATCCTCTGTTGTTCAATCTGCTGGAGCCGGCCCAGCGCTGGATACGCGGCCGCTCCAGACTGGCGCGCTTTATGGAGCGCACCGACGATCCTCTGGCGGAGCTGCCGATGACCACCGATCTGCGCTCCCTGACCGGGCATGCGCTGATAGTGGGTTACGGGGTACTGGGTAGTCATATCGGTACCCAGCTGCGCAGGAGTGGTATGTCGGTGGTGGTGGCGGATATCCAGCGGGAGCGGGTGGAGCAGCTGCGCGCACAGGATATTCCGGCGGTCTGTGGCGATGCCGCAGATGAGGAGGTGCTGATTCAGGCCCATGTGGCCCGTGCGCGTATGCTGATCATCACGGTGCCGGACACGGTGCGCACACAGAAAATGATGGCCACCGCAAAGTTGCTGCGACCGGAAATCAGCATACTGGTGTGTGCGGAAAACGAAGAAGTGGAGCCACTGCTGCGCAAGGCAGGCGCCACAGCGGTCTTTGTCGGCGAGCGTGAGCTCGCGAACAATATGGGTGACTTTGCGGTCCAACGTCTGGCGTCAGAGGCGGAAACCTGA
- a CDS encoding MarC family protein → MNDWISSFVFFFAVIDPVGTLPVFIAVTSRHTEWQRRKIALLAVAVATGILTFFLLLGQYLLEAIGVPLSAFQVAGGIVLFLFALTMIFGEGKPESEVEIIRDGRETAIFPLAVPSIASPGAMLAAVVLTDNHRFDPIHQVKSATAMLAVLGIVLVLLLAANWIYRWIGDSGASIVSRVMGLILASVATTNVLVGLQQFFMT, encoded by the coding sequence TTGAACGATTGGATCAGCAGCTTTGTCTTTTTCTTCGCGGTAATCGATCCGGTGGGCACGCTCCCGGTGTTTATCGCCGTGACCTCCCGCCATACGGAGTGGCAGCGGCGTAAAATTGCTTTGCTGGCGGTCGCGGTGGCGACGGGCATCCTGACCTTTTTCCTACTGCTGGGGCAGTATCTCCTCGAGGCCATTGGCGTGCCGCTGTCGGCGTTTCAGGTGGCCGGTGGCATCGTGTTATTCCTGTTCGCCCTGACCATGATATTTGGCGAGGGCAAGCCGGAAAGCGAGGTAGAGATCATCCGCGATGGCCGGGAGACCGCGATCTTCCCCCTGGCGGTGCCTTCGATTGCCTCCCCCGGGGCCATGCTGGCTGCGGTGGTGCTGACGGATAACCACCGCTTTGATCCCATACACCAGGTAAAATCCGCGACCGCCATGCTCGCCGTACTGGGGATCGTGCTGGTGCTGCTGTTGGCGGCCAACTGGATTTACCGCTGGATCGGCGATTCCGGGGCCAGCATCGTCAGCCGGGTTATGGGGTTGATTCTCGCCTCTGTCGCCACCACCAATGTGCTGGTTGGTCTGCAGCAGTTCTTTATGACCTGA
- a CDS encoding protein adenylyltransferase SelO family protein gives MTTGTPLSRLHLHHHYADLGPELGAPTAVNAGLHLKGAGKPPYSRFGDGRAVLRSTIREYLAGEALTALGIRSTRALSIAGSSEPVARETMEAGKVDYTRFFRALFRCVVRCREEVLITHGKPEHLH, from the coding sequence GTGACGACAGGGACCCCGCTGAGCAGGTTGCACCTGCACCACCACTACGCTGACCTGGGTCCGGAACTCGGCGCCCCCACGGCGGTGAACGCTGGGCTACACCTGAAAGGCGCAGGCAAACCCCCCTATTCCCGTTTCGGGGATGGGCGCGCCGTTCTGCGTTCCACCATCCGCGAGTATCTCGCCGGCGAAGCCCTCACCGCACTCGGTATTCGTAGCACCCGCGCCCTCAGTATCGCGGGCAGTAGTGAGCCCGTCGCCCGGGAGACCATGGAAGCGGGCAAGGTGGACTACACACGGTTTTTCCGTGCACTGTTCCGTTGTGTGGTGCGCTGTCGGGAAGAAGTACTCATCACCCATGGCAAGCCGGAACATCTACACTAA
- the aceK gene encoding bifunctional isocitrate dehydrogenase kinase/phosphatase, giving the protein MTNHSPTARRIAKTILNGFDAYFADFQNMTLGAKARFETAAWPAVHETNKERIDLYKIKVNQVLKLVHSVTSKDTTQLELWGQAKSTYSQLIANHNNYEIAETFFNSVFCSQFQHAHIHDNHIFVKPSRAPDEKPLRDYSIYISYSGRDGLRAMIEDILADYSFSIPWEDMARDVDNVCQALREGPLAGRLADEEDEQRLRIDMLESVFYRNKAAYLVGRLMFAGEVIPLILPCLNNGRGHVFVDTLIHDNDSTSIIFSFTRSYFMVDAPIPSRFVRFLSTIMPLKEKSELYNSIGFHKHGKTEFYRHILAHMKVSNDKFVIAPGIKGMVMSVFTLPSYPVVFKVIKDKFDNPKTVTEEIVREKYKFVSRADRVGRMADTQEYTNFIFYRNRFSDALLNELQTLAPSKLHVDDKWVIIKHLYVERRMEPLNLYLDQADEQQTIEAMEEYGNAIKQLAAANIFPGDMLLKNFGVTRHGRVVFYDYDELCPLTECNFRKIPEPQTAEQELADRPWYTVDEADVFPEEFRLFFSGNPVARKAFEDQHSDLYDYRYWQRLQERIRAGRVESTFPYRRKVRFKRHKKPHS; this is encoded by the coding sequence ATGACAAACCATTCCCCGACAGCCCGAAGAATCGCCAAAACCATCCTCAATGGATTCGATGCGTATTTTGCGGATTTTCAGAACATGACACTAGGGGCAAAGGCGCGCTTTGAGACGGCGGCATGGCCTGCGGTGCATGAAACCAACAAAGAGCGCATTGATCTGTACAAGATCAAGGTCAATCAGGTGCTCAAGCTGGTGCACTCGGTCACCAGTAAGGACACCACCCAGCTGGAGCTCTGGGGCCAGGCCAAGTCCACCTACAGCCAGCTGATTGCCAACCACAACAACTACGAAATCGCCGAGACCTTTTTCAACTCGGTCTTCTGCAGCCAGTTTCAGCACGCGCACATTCACGACAACCACATATTCGTGAAGCCCTCGCGGGCACCGGATGAAAAGCCCCTGCGGGACTATTCCATCTATATCAGCTACAGCGGCCGCGACGGCCTGCGGGCAATGATCGAGGATATTCTCGCGGACTACAGCTTCTCGATTCCCTGGGAAGATATGGCGCGGGATGTGGATAACGTCTGCCAGGCCCTGCGCGAGGGCCCTCTCGCCGGCAGACTGGCGGATGAAGAGGACGAGCAACGCCTGCGGATAGACATGCTCGAGTCGGTGTTTTACCGCAACAAGGCGGCTTATCTGGTAGGACGCCTGATGTTTGCCGGCGAGGTCATCCCACTCATCCTGCCCTGCCTCAACAATGGCCGGGGCCATGTATTTGTGGATACCCTGATCCACGACAACGACTCCACCAGTATTATTTTCAGTTTTACCCGCTCCTACTTTATGGTGGATGCGCCCATCCCGTCGCGGTTCGTGCGCTTTCTGTCCACAATCATGCCGCTCAAGGAAAAGTCCGAACTATACAATTCCATCGGTTTCCACAAGCACGGTAAGACCGAGTTCTACCGCCATATTCTGGCCCACATGAAGGTAAGCAACGACAAGTTCGTGATCGCGCCCGGCATCAAGGGCATGGTGATGAGCGTGTTTACCCTGCCTTCTTACCCGGTGGTGTTCAAGGTCATCAAGGACAAGTTCGACAATCCGAAAACCGTGACCGAGGAGATCGTTCGAGAAAAATACAAATTTGTATCCCGCGCCGACCGGGTGGGGCGCATGGCGGACACCCAGGAGTACACCAACTTCATTTTTTACCGCAATCGCTTCAGCGACGCGTTGCTGAACGAACTGCAGACGCTGGCACCGTCCAAACTGCATGTGGATGACAAATGGGTAATTATCAAGCACCTGTATGTGGAGCGGCGTATGGAGCCACTGAACCTGTATCTTGACCAGGCGGACGAACAACAGACTATCGAAGCGATGGAAGAATACGGCAACGCCATCAAGCAGCTGGCGGCAGCCAACATTTTCCCCGGCGACATGCTGCTGAAGAACTTCGGGGTGACCCGGCATGGCCGCGTGGTGTTTTACGATTACGATGAACTCTGCCCGCTCACCGAGTGCAACTTCCGCAAGATTCCCGAGCCCCAGACCGCCGAGCAGGAACTGGCCGACCGGCCCTGGTACACCGTGGACGAGGCCGATGTATTCCCGGAGGAATTCCGCCTGTTTTTCTCCGGCAACCCGGTGGCGCGCAAGGCATTCGAAGACCAGCACAGCGATCTGTACGATTATCGCTACTGGCAAAGGCTGCAGGAGCGTATCCGCGCCGGGCGTGTGGAAAGCACCTTCCCTTACCGCCGCAAGGTGCGCTTCAAGCGCCATAAAAAGCCGCATTCGTAA